A genomic window from Xyrauchen texanus isolate HMW12.3.18 chromosome 15, RBS_HiC_50CHRs, whole genome shotgun sequence includes:
- the oprd1b gene encoding opioid receptor, delta 1b, which produces MELPTVTVSDSFDYPLFRHNTTFTEEPAQLLSNISGDSEQKAVRGNTAVVIAVCITALYSVICVVGLFGNVLVMYGVVRYTKMKSATNIYIFNLALADALATSTLPFQSAKYLMNTWPFGELLCKVVIAIDYYNMFTSIFTLTMMSVDRYIAVCHPIRALDFRTPVKAKIINICVWILSSSIGFPVMAMAVTRVTDTGKTVCMVKFPDPDWYWDTVTKICVFIFAFVVPIMVITICYGLMILRLKSVRLLSGSKEKDRNLRRITRMVLVVVAAFIICWTPIHIFIIVKTMVEIDQKNLLVVACWHLCIALGYMNSSLNPVLYAFLDENFKRCFREFCWPFCSRMEQSSFSRARSTTKEPISVCAKTESMKRPT; this is translated from the exons ATGGAGCTTCCAACTGTGACTGTTAGCGATTCCTTTGATTATCCGTTATTTCGGCACAACACAACCTTTACGGAGGAACCAGCGCAACTGCTGTCTAACATCAGCGGAGACAGTGAACAGAAGGCGGTGAGAGGCAACACGGCAGTCGTTATAGCTGTGTGCATTACCGCCTTGTACTCCGTCATTTGCGTTGTGGGGCTGTTTGGAAATGTTCTGGTAATGTACGGTGTGGTAAG GTACACAAAGATGAAGTCAGCTACCAACATTTACATCTTTAACTTGGCTCTGGCTGATGCTTTAGCCACCAGCACTCTACCCTTTCAGAGTGCCAAATATCTAATGAACACCTGGCCTTTCGGTGAGCTCTTGTGCAAAGTGGTCATTGCTATCGACTACTACAATATGTTCACCAGTATTTTCACACTGACAATGATGAGTGTGGATCGTTACATTGCCGTGTGCCACCCAATCAGAGCTCTGGACTTTCGCACACCCGTCAAGGCAAAGATCATCAACATCTGTGTATGGATTCTGTCATCTTCCATCGGCTTCCCAGTCATGGCCATGGCTGTGACTAGAGTGACAGATACAG GCAAAACGGTCTGCATGGTGAAATTCCCAGACCCAGACTGGTACTGGGATACCGTGACCAAAATCTGTGTCTTCATTTTCGCCTTTGTGGTTCCTATTATGGTCATCACCATTTGTTACGGCCTAATGATTCTTCGCCTTAAGAGTGTGCGCTTGCTCTCTGGCTCTAAAGAAAAGGATAGAAACCTTCGTCGCATCACTCGCATGGTCCTGGTGGTGGTGGCAGCCTTCATCATCTGCTGGACCCCCATCCATATCTTCATAATTGTCAAGACCATGGTTGAGATCGACCAAAAAAATCTGCTCGTGGTGGCCTGCTGGCATCTGTGTATTGCTCTGGGCTACATGAACAGTAGCCTCAACCCAGTTCTGTATGCGTTCCTGGATGAAAACTTCAAGAGGTGCTTCCGAGAATTCTGCTGGCCATTTTGTTCTCGCATGGAGCAGAGCAGCTTCTCCAGAGCCCGTAGCACCACCAAAGAGCCCATCTCAGTATGTGCCAAGACAGAGTCAATGAAGCGGCCAACATGA